The Oncorhynchus masou masou isolate Uvic2021 unplaced genomic scaffold, UVic_Omas_1.1 unplaced_scaffold_11785, whole genome shotgun sequence genomic sequence CTCTCCCTCCTCCCCAGACACTTCAAAAGGGAGAGTCGTGACTTACTCAATCCTAGGAGGAATTGTCACCGTCCTCACATGGCTGCACATGGACAGACTTGTTCTGTTCAATTTCAATCAGAACATTCCCATCATTTTCATGGAGGTTTTTAAATCAATAGAATACATTGGAAATGCTAAGAAAGTGACCCCAATTCCCAATTCCTTTGACTAGTTTGACATGCACACCAAAATATTGAAATTCTACCAATTCAGTTCTCCGCATTTTCTCACAGGATTTTTCATAGAATGAATTAAAATTAATGTAATACAATTCAGTGCTTATGTGTTTTTGACTTGGAAAcccaatagtttttttttaacaTAGTACAAGTCTAGAAAGCATATTGATAAAACTTTATAATTAGTAATTCATCATTTCACAGAATACTGCATTGCAACACTGACAACGTCAAATTATGTGCCCATGTATTCTCCAGTGAACTTCCAGAATACTCAATGTATCAACATGCTTCATAGTGATAGAATGTCCTTTATCCCCACAATACTATCAGCTCTATTATTCTAAAAGCAACATGAACCGTGAAGAAAACAGTGTCTGCTTTATTGCACCAGCATGCAAAACAACATTTCATGCATCTGCCTTATCTGCAATATGGACTACTGAGGATACAGGCGTTTCCTAGCGCCAGGTAGCTAATTCATTCTGTATGGTCCAAAGGTTTACAATGTATCAATATCAACAAATTTGTAAAATCTCAACAAACTCTTATAAAGGAACAGGGGGTGTTCTATACATTCCTTCATCGATAGTTGTTCGTCTGTAGGGATGACAGTTTGGTTGTTGCGTTTGTGTGTCCCCACCATACCAATGCTTTGAATGATACAGCTGCTTTACAGATGCAAGCCTCGGAGGCCACGCATGCACAATGAAAAGAACAAACAAACGAAGAGCAAAACAGTAAACTTTTCAGTTAGTCAGCGTAAGGTGCTTTCCATATCGAGTGTGTTGGGCCTCCTCTCAGGGGCGAATGTCCTGAAGCCTCGAACTCACTGGGCACTTTGGGCTTGATGCCCTTGTTGTTGTAGTAGTCAACCACCTGGTTGGGCACTTCTGCTAAGACAGTCTTCGCCAGCTCTGCAGGTGAGCCctggagaaggacagagagaaaccTGTCACTTCCTGTAACACTCAGGTAACCTTCCAGTTCCCCAGGTAaacctcccagttcctcaggtaaccctcccagttcctcaggtaaccctcccagttcctcaggtaaccctcccagttcctcaggtaaccctcccagttcctcaggtaaacctcccagttcctcaggtaaacCTACCAGTTCTTCAGGTAAACCTCCCAGTTCTTCAGGTAaacctcccagttcctcaggtaaccctcccagttccacaggtaaccctcccagttcctcaggtaaccctcccagttcctcaggtaaccctcctAGTTCCAcaggtaaccctcccagttcctcaggtaaccctcctAGTTCCTCAGGTAAACCTCCCAGTTCCTCAGATAaacctcccagttcctcaggtaaccctcccagttcctcaggtaaacCTCCTAGTTCCTCAGGTAaacctcccagttcctcaggtaaccctcctagttcctcaggtaaccctcctagttcctcaggtaaccctcacAGTTCTTTAGGTAACCCTCacagttcctcaggtaaccctcctagttcctcaggtaaccctcccagttcctcaggtaaacCTCCCAGTTCCTCAGATAAACCTCCCAGTTCCTCGGGTAACCTCCCACTTCCCcaggtaaccctcccagttcctcaggtaaacctcccagttcctcaggtaaccccCCTAGTTCCTCAGGTAaacctcccagttcctcaggtaaccctcctagttcctcaggtaaccctcacagttcctcaggtaaccctcacagttcctcaggtaaccctcacagttcctcaggtaaccctcctagttcctcaggtaaccctcctagttcctcaggtaaccctcacagttcctcaggtaaccctcccagttccccagataaccctcccagttcctcaggtaaccctcccagttcctcaggtaaacctcccagttcctcaggtaaacCTCCCAGTTCCTCGGGTaacctcccagttcctcaggtaaccctcccagttcctcaggtaaacctcccagttcctcaggtaaacctcccagttcctcaggtaaccctcctagttcctcaggtaaccctcacagttcctcaggtaaccctcccaATTCCTCAGGAAACCCTCacagttcctcaggtaaccctcctAGTTCCTCAGGTAaacctcccagttcctcaggtaaacCTCCCAGTTCCTCAGATAAACATCCCAGTTCCTCGGGTAACCTCCCActtcctcaggtaaccctcccagttcctcaggtaaccctcctAGTTCCTCAGGTAaacctcccagttcctcaggtaaccctcctagttcctcaggtaaccctcacagttcctcaggtaaccctcacagttcctcaggtaaccctcctagttcctcaggtaaccctcctagttcctcaggtaaccctcctagttcctcaggtaaccctcctagttcctcaggtaaccctcctAGTTCATCAGGTAACCCTCacagttcctcaggtaaccctcctagttcctcaggtaaccctcccagttcccagataaccctcccagttcctcaggtaaccctcccagttcctcaggtaaacCTCCCAGTTCCTCGGGTaacctcccagttcctcaggtaaacctcacagttcctcaggtaaccctcccagttcctcaggtaaccctcccagttcctcaggtaaacCTCCCAGTTCCTCAGATAAACCTCCCAGTTCCTCGGGTaacctcccagttcctcaggtaaccctcccagttcctcaggtaaacctcccagttcctcaggtaaccctcctAGTTCCTCAGGTAaacctcccagttcctcaggtaaccctcctagttcctcaggtaaccctcaccgttcctcaggtaaccctcaccgttcctcaggtaaccctcccagttcctcaggtaaccctcccagttcctcaggtaaccctcctagttccacaggtaaacctcccagttcctcaggtaaccctcccagttcctcaggtaaccctcctAGTTCCTCAGGTAAACCTCCCAGTTCCTCAGATAaacctcccagttcctcaggtaaccctcccagttcctcaggtaaacCTCCTAGTTCCTCAGGTAaacctcccagttcctcaggtaaccctcccagttcctcaggtaaccctcacagttcctcaggtaaccctcacagttcctcaggtaaccctcacagttcctcaggtaaccctcctagttcctcaggtaaccctcccagttcctcaggtaaacctcccagttcctcaggtaaacCTCCCAGTTCCTCAGATAAACCTCCCACTTCCTCGGGTAACCTCCCActtcctcaggtaaccctcccagttcctcaggtaaacCTCCCAGTTCCTCATGTAACCCTCCTAGTTCCTCAGGTAaacctcccagttcctcaggtaaccctcctagttcctcaggtaaccctcacagttcctcaggtaaccctcacagttcctcaggtaaccctcctagttcctcaggtaaccctcctAGTTCCTAAGGTAACCCTCCtagttcctcaggtaaccctcctagttcctcaggtaaccctcacagttcctcaggtaaccctcctagttcctcaggtaaccctcccagttccccagataaccctcccagttcctcaggtaaccctcccagttcctcaggtaaacCTCCCAGTTCCTCGGGTaacctcccagttcctcaggtaaccctcctagttcctcaggtaaccctcccagttcctcaggtaaccctcccagttcctcaggtaaccctcacagttcctcaggtaaccctcacagttcctcaggtaaccctcctagttcctcaggtaaccctcccagttcctcaggtaaacCTCCCAGTTCCTCAGATAAACCTCCCAGTTCCTCGGGTaacctcccagttcctcaggtaaccctcccagttcctcaggtaaccctcccagttcctcaggtaaacctcccagttcctcaggtaaccctcctAGTTCCTCAGGTAaacctcccagttcctcaggtaaccctcctagttcctcaggtaaccctcacagttcctcaggtaaccctcctAGTTCATCAGGTAACCCTCCTAGTTCTTCAGGTAACCCTCacagttcctcaggtaaccctcacagttcctcaggtaaccctcctagttcctcaggtaaccctcccagttccccaggtaaccctcccagttcctcaggtaaccctcccagttcctcaggtaaacCTCCCAGTTCCTCGggtaaccctcccagttcctcaggtaaccctcccagttcctcaggtaaacctcccagttcctcagggAACCCTCCTAGTTCCTCAGATAACCCTCCtagttcctcaggtaaccctcctagttcctcaggtaaccctcccagttcctcaggtaaccctcccagttcctcaggtaaccctcccagttcctcaggtaacaATCCCAGCTCCTCAGGTAAtgctcccagttcctcaggtaacaatcccagttcctcaggtaactatcccagttcctcaggtaactatcacagttcctcaggtaacaatcccagttcctcaggtaactatcccagttcctcaggtaactatcccagttcctcaggtaactCTCCaagttcctcaggtaaccctcccagttcctcaggtaaccctcccagttcctcaggtaacaatcccagttcctcaggtaacaATCCCAGTTCCTCGggtaaccctcccagttcctcaggtaaccctcccagttcctcaggtaaccctcccagttcctcaggtaacaatcccagttcctcaggtaactatcccagttcctcaggtaaacCTCCCAGTTCCTCATGTAACCCTCacagttcctcaggtaaccctcccagttcctcaggtaaccctcccagttcctcaggtaaccctcacagttcctcaggtaaccctcccagttcctcaggtaaccctcccagttcctcaggtaaccctcccagttcctcaggtaaccctcccagttcctcaggtaaccctcctagttcctcaggtaaccctcacagttcctcaggtaaccctcacagttcctcaggtaaccctcccagttcctcaggtaaccctcccagttcctcaggtaaccctcccagttcctcaggtaaacctcccagttcctcaggtaaccttcccagttcctcaggtaaccctcccagttccccaggtaaccctcccagttcctcaggtaaccctcccagttcctcaagtaaccctcccagttcctcaggtaaccctcccagttcctcGGGTAACCTCCCAGTTCTTCGGGTAACCCTCACAGTTCCTCAGGTAACGCTCACAGTTCCTCGggtaaccctcccagttcctcaggtaaccctcctagttcctcaggtaaccctcccagttcctcaggtaaccctcacagttcctcaggtaaccctcacAGTTCCTCGGGTaacctcccagttcctcaggtaaccctcccagttcctcGGGTAACCTCCCAGTTCCTCGGGTAAcgctcccagttcctcaggtaaccctcccagttcctcagggAACCCTCCTAGTTCCTCAGATAACCCTCACAGTTCCTCGTGCAGCTCCCAGTTCTACGATGGCAGCTCCCAGTTCCTGGGTAACCTCCCAGTTCTGggtaaccctcccagttcctcgggtaaccctcccagttcctcaggtaaccctcccagttcctcaggtaaccctcccagttcctcaggtaaccctcctAGCTCCAGTAAAGACTCACATGTTTGAAGTTGCGGAAGGGGACGAACTGGACGATGTCTCGTAGGCAGGGCTCCCCTTTGGGCGAGCGAAGGATTCCATCATCTCCATCCAGCATCTGCATGTCACTGAAGTCAGCACTTCCCACACCTACAATGATGATGGACATGGGCAAGTGGGAGGCTTGGACAATGGCCTCGCGGGTGTCTGCCATGTCTGTGATCACTCCGTCCGTTAGGATGAGCAGAATGAAGTACTGCTGCAGAGATAAAGGAAGGCAATGACTGGGGAGAAACGTGAGAGAGTAATGTCTGTGGGGTGTGTTGGAAATACATGTTGAGCATAACCCTAAAACGTTGCGGaagtctcccattgacatcaatacaTGATTTAAGCTCAATCTAGGTTCAAGCTATGCTCCCAATCGATTGGTTCCAAGGAGAGGAGGACAACTGACAGCTAGCTTACCATGGCCTCCTTGGTGTGCATTTCCTGTGAAGCGGAGCTGGCTACTTTCTGGATGATGGGGGCGATGTTGGTGGGGCCGTAGAGCTGAAGCTTAGGAAGGCATGTCTGATAGGCCTCCACCACCCCTTGGATACCTGCACACCCATAGACATATGTTGGAAAAACacagaataacacacacacagtaacactcaCAGTCATGTACTTTTGGAGAACTCTGGGTATTTGGGGACACATAACCAACAGCAATGCACACAGGTGTGAAGGTATCTTTGTGGAGTAATTGAGACCCATGATATTCCAGGATATTGTTCACTTTGAGGGAAGCAGTCACTCTGTGAATAGTTAGTTACCTTCACAGCTGCATTGACTTGTATTTATCTCTTCTCACCACCACATGGATCAACACATGAGTGGCCTCCCATTCGGCTGAGCAGCAGAAGTAATGCTATTTACTGATTGAGTGGGCAtttgaggtcacacacacacatctgtggaGAACTTCACTTAATTAACAACCCCTCCATCACAACCTCACTGGTCTctcacgcacgcgcgcgcacacacacacacacacacacacacacacacacacacacacacacacacacacacacacacacacacacacacacacacacacacagctagtgtagactaacagtgaaatgcttatgggCCCTTTCCAAAAATGTAGAGAGAAACATTTTAACAAATTATAACAAGTGGAATAAATCCACAATGAGTATGGATAACTTGGCGATATACATGGGGTAGCAATACTGAATCCAT encodes the following:
- the LOC135529539 gene encoding copine-4-like — its product is MGLNYSTKIPSHLCALLLVMCPQIPRVLQKYMTVSVTVCVLFCVFPTYVYGCAGIQGVVEAYQTCLPKLQLYGPTNIAPIIQKVASSASQEMHTKEAMQYFILLILTDGVITDMADTREAIVQASHLPMSIIIVGVGSADFSDMQMLDGDDGILRSPKGEPCLRDIVQFVPFRNFKHGSPAELAKTVLAEVPNQVVDYYNNKGIKPKVPSEFEASGHSPLRGGPTHSIWKAPYAD